One Streptomyces dangxiongensis genomic window, GCGCGCAGGCCACGGTGTCGTACGACCCGGTGTCGATCGTGCGCCAGCCGCGCCCGCCGTCGGTGGTCAGGTCGGTGCCGGCCGGGCCGACGGCCAGTGCGGCGCCGCGGCTGTGCGGGATCCAGGCGGCACCGGAGCGGTAGGCGGGCGGCTGGACGGCGGCGGGCCGCCAGGTCCGGCCGCCGTCGGCGGTGACCGCCGCGTCGTGCGGTGAGGGCTGGTCGGGGCGGTAGTCGCCGCCGACCGCGATGCCGTGGGTACGGTCGCGGAAGGCGAGCGCGAAGGCGCCCTTGGCCGGATCGCCCGCCGGGATCGGCGTGTCGGCGGCCGTCCAGGTGAGTCCGCGGTCGGCGGAGTGGAGCACGCGCGCGTGGGCTCCACCGCCGGTGGCCAGCCAGACGTCCCTCGGTCCGGAGGTGACCAGGCACTGCCCGCTCGCGGCGAAGCCCGCCTCACCGTCCAGGGCGGGCGGCATGCCGTCCGAGGGCAGTACGCGCCAGGAGCGGCCGCCGTCGGCGGTGGACAGGAGCCTGAACCTGCCGTCGACCGGGTCGCTCAGGGCGAGGCCGTGGCGGGGGTCGGAGAAGGCGAGGCAGTCGTAGAAGGCTTTCGGGTCGGTGTTGCGGAAGGACTCCGTCCAGGTGGTTCCGCCGTCGGCGGTGCGGTAGACGCGGGACGCCTCGCCCTCCCCGATGGCCAGCACCACCGCGCGCCGCGCGTCGAACGCCTCGACGTCCCGGAACTGGAGTCCGGCCGCGCCCGGTGGAGAGACGTTCCGCCAGCCGGCGCCGCCGTCCGTGGTACGCAGCACCGTGCCGCCGGTGCCGGCCAGCCAGGCGGTGCGCCGGCTGACGGCCG contains:
- a CDS encoding WD40/YVTN/BNR-like repeat-containing protein — protein: MRRLGNTRRRGRANRLVASGLACGAALAALTAPAAGARPLEDAGPAPAGAERPGRGGAGLAGAHWALKDPGTPQVRFRGLAAVSRRTAWLAGTGGTVLRTTDGGAGWRNVSPPGAAGLQFRDVEAFDARRAVVLAIGEGEASRVYRTADGGTTWTESFRNTDPKAFYDCLAFSDPRHGLALSDPVDGRFRLLSTADGGRSWRVLPSDGMPPALDGEAGFAASGQCLVTSGPRDVWLATGGGAHARVLHSADRGLTWTAADTPIPAGDPAKGAFALAFRDRTHGIAVGGDYRPDQPSPHDAAVTADGGRTWRPAAVQPPAYRSGAAWIPHSRGAALAVGPAGTDLTTDGGRGWRTIDTGSYDTVACAPDLGCWAAGEQGRVARLDR